A single window of Oncorhynchus clarkii lewisi isolate Uvic-CL-2024 chromosome 10, UVic_Ocla_1.0, whole genome shotgun sequence DNA harbors:
- the LOC139419045 gene encoding probable E3 ubiquitin-protein ligase HERC3, producing MFSWGENTRDGFGLVKSNDLVKANTDGCVNFIHLKSPVTHLSAGNKVVAFIRNNGKQVSLAQMQDDKDGRRITGKLKGVECREKILALSCCDAHIILLSEEGRVFCLTQSSNVPRPVGNLNHVIQVACGDQHSIALTQDGKVFTWGQNSSGQLGLGEREPSTLSPQPVKSLSGIPLAQITAGGDHSFALSLSGAVFGWGKNSAGQLGLGDTIDRPAPAPVDCLNLKKTVAVSCGGEHTAVLTKGGFVFTFGSGRYGQLGHNSLRNELRPRLVAEFWGAKVTQIACGRNHTLAFVGSFKNIYSFGHGEQGQLGNGVKMDQSVPLPVHLPQDHIDDQQIEQTFAGGNHSFALCSTTQESGKGLNDSNLGKVTQTLDDDIINRWISDCDSKSWKTIQKEITKTFSSASCLNGSFLDKRRDKHYQTSLKHSGLDLSFARLAFQKLAKKNKVLAEVEDVVQRILLPSLSKDPIGVEGLRVYLIIPELLRVLLKQQRGMDITEAFTAAILRLNPDKLQVLEGLWSTLPDTPFRTLVKTFHYVSAEYLRMVAEEDYAAEKQFEGTVKVMERLYEVNCNRRIKIAASNFHINRANRMLQNMLNTLVYCDYLNLPEGYFDTFHRQSCIFNTEAKCMVYQLELNYSFVLGGLLAFWVPTIHVRRERALEDAFQHLRQSGHNFTMPLKVKFQAEDGVDEGGVSLEFFSLLGRELLTMEPKTLEVYEDSGLAWFTTDCGGITDEFYLLGLLCGKALYNQCVLNLCFPLALFKKLLGLTTTLDDLKELSPTEASGLQNVLDEDDELVEAMDLVFMYKGQELIPNGEEVPVTMVNRKKYVDLYVDMKLNKSVQIQFAVFERGFHKGFPIQAWRMFLPEELMTLLQGDDNYEWDKLRENAKYQGYRPTDDIIQNFWRVFTEFSEEEKKKFLTFLTGTDRLPRGQSLSKLQMQITSLGSTDADEYYPKAQTCSVTLCLPNYSSIDTLQEKLLHAITHCDVFGDF from the exons ATGTTTTCGTGGGGAGAGAACACCCGTGATGGCTTCGGTTTAGTGAAATCGAATGATTTGGTAAAGGCGAACACGGACGGTTGCGTAAATTTCATACACCTGAAATCTCCAGTTACGCATCTTTCTGCAGGTAATAAAGTGGTCGCGTTCATCAGAAATAATGGGAAACAAGTGTCCCTCGCTCAGATGCAAGATGACAAAGATGGGAGAAGGATCACAGGAAAACTGA AGGGTGTGGAGTGCAGGGAGAAGATTCTGGCTCTGAGTTGCTGTGATGCACATATTATTTTACTGTCTGAAGAGGGCAGAGTTTTCTGCCTCACCCAATCATCCAATGTTCCCAG ACCAGTGGGTAACTTGAATCACGTAATTCAGGTTGCATGTGGAGACCAGCATTCCATTGCACTAACCCAAG ATGGTAAAGTGTTCACGTGGGGCCAGAACTCCAGCGGACAGCTGGGTTTGGGGGAGAGAGAGCCCAGCACCTTGTCTCCCCAGCCTGTCAAGTCTCTGTCAGGGATCCCCCTGGCTCAGATCACCGCTGGGGGAGACCACAGCTTCGCCCTGTCCCTCTCTGGAGCCGTGTTCGGCTGGGGCAAGAACAGCGCCGGGCAGCTGGGACTGGGGGACACAATAG ACAGACCTGCTCCAGCTCCTGTTGATTGCTTGAATCTAAAGAAGACCGTTGCTGTTTCCTGTGGAGGGGAGCATACTGCTGTTCTGACAAAG GGAGGTTTCGTGTTCACATTTGGCTCGGGTCGATATGGACAGCTTGGACACAACTCTCTCAGAAATGAACTACGACCTCGACTGGTCGCCGAATTCTGGGGGGCAAAGGTGACCCAGATAGCATGTGGAAG AAACCACACATTGGCGTTTGTGGGCTCCTTCAAAAATATCTACTCATTTGGGCATGGAGAGCAAGGGCAGCTGGGAAATGGAGTCAAGATGGATCAGTCTGTGCCTCTGCCAGTACACCTACCACAGG ACCACATTGATGACCAGCAAATTGAACAAACCTTTGCTGGAGGAAACCATTCTTTTGCCTTGTGCAGCACTACTCAA GAATCAGGAAAAGGGTTGAATGACTCCAATCTCGGaaaagtgactcaaacattagatgatgacatcattaacagatgGATCTCGGACTGTGACTCAAAATCATGGAAGACGATACAGAA GGAAATCACAAAAACATTCTCTTCTGCATCATGTTTAAATGGGAGCTTCCTGGACAAACG CCGTGACAAACATTATCAAACCTCACTGAAGCACTCTGGCCTGGACTTGTCATTCGCCCGACTGGCTTTTCAAAAGCTGGCTAAAAAGAATAAAGTGCTAGCTGAG GTTGAAGATGTTGTCCAGCGcattctccttccctccctgagTAAGGATCCCATTGGGGTGGAGGGTCTGAGGGTGTACCTCATTATTCCTGAGCTCCTGAGGGTTCTCCTAAAACAACAACGTGGCATGGATATTACTGAGGCCTTCACTGCTGCCATCCTCAGACTGAACCCAGACAAGCTCCAGGTCCTTG AGGGCCTATGGTCGACACTTCCCGACACCCCCTTCAGAACTCTGGTGAAAACATTCCACTATGTGTCAGCAGAGTATCTCCGTATGGTGGCAGAGGAGGATTATGCTGCTGAAAAACAATTTGAAGGGACTGTAAAGGTTATGGAGAGGCTGTATGAG GTCAATTGCAACAGACGCATCAAAATTGCGGCAAGCAATTTCCACATCAACAGAGCCAATCGTATGCTTCAGAAT ATGCTCAACACACTTGTATATTGTGACTACCTAAATCTTCCCGAG GGTTACTTTGATACATTTCACCGACAATCCTGCATCTTCAACACAGAGGCTAAATGTATGGTTTATCAATTGGAACTCAATTACAGC TTTGTCCTAGGTGGACTGTTAGCCTTTTGGGTCCCTACAATacatgtgaggagagagagagccctggaAGATGCTTTCCAGCACCTTCGACAAAGTGGGCACAACTTCACAATGCCTTTGAAG GTGAAGTTTCAAGCAGAGGATGGTGTGGATGAAGGTGGTGTTTCACTGGaattcttcagcctcctggggAGGGAACTTCTCACAATGGAACCAAAGACACTGGAGGTTTACGAGGACTCTGGACTTGCGTGGTTCACAACAGAT TGCGGCGGTATTACTGATGAATTCTACTTACTTGGGCTGCTCTGTGGGAAGGCACTCTATAATCAGTGTGTTCTGAACCTCTGCTTTCCTCTGGCTCTCTTCAAGAAGCTTCTGGGTCTGACTACAACATTGGATGACCTTAAAGAGCTGTCTCCAACTGAAGCAAG TGGCTTGCAGAATGTGTTGGATGAAGATGATGAGTTAGTTGAAGCAATGGATTTGGTTTTCATG TACAAAGGGCAAGAACTGATACCAAATGGAGAGGAGGTCCCAGTTACCATGGTCAACAG GAAAAAATATGTTGACTTGTATGTTGACATGAAGCTCAACAAGTCGGTGCAGATTCAGTTTGCAGTCTTTGAGAGAGGCTTCCACAAAGGCTTCCCTATACAGGCATGGAGGATGTTTCTACCTGAGGAGCTGATGACACTTCTACAAGGAGATGACAACTACGAGTGGGACAAGTTGAGAGAG AATGCCAAGTATCAAGGATATAGGCCCACAGATGACATCATCCAGAACTTCTGGAGGGTTTTCACAGAGTTCTCAGAGGAGGAAAAGAAGAAGTTCTTAA CTTTTCTGACTGGAACGGACAGACTGCCCAGAGGACAAAGTCTCTCCAAACTGCAGATGCAAATCACGTCTTTGGGCAGCACTGACGCTGATGAATATTATCCGAAAGCACAAACGTGCTCTGTGACATTATGCCTCCCTAACTACAGCAGTATCGACACACTACAGGAGAAGCTTCTCCATGCTATCACCCACTGTGATGTGTTTGGAGATTTTTGA